From Thermomicrobiales bacterium, one genomic window encodes:
- a CDS encoding nitroreductase family protein, translating into MGSSATIDAMNKVRQTRIYLDKPVSKQDLDTLLEVAQWTGSARNTQPWHFIVVQDKQTLGKLAALRPNIDWLANVPVAIALVFDGHDTVLESFDEGRIFERLAIGAKLLGLGAGTAWFLGEAEEAAAKRMLGVPAERTMHSMVALGYVDKDANQLPGRNYVGRKPLSEIVSYESM; encoded by the coding sequence TTGGGTAGTTCCGCCACGATCGACGCAATGAACAAGGTGCGCCAGACGCGCATCTATCTCGACAAGCCTGTCTCGAAGCAGGATCTCGATACCCTGCTCGAGGTCGCGCAGTGGACCGGCAGCGCCCGCAACACCCAACCGTGGCATTTCATCGTCGTGCAGGACAAGCAGACATTGGGCAAGCTGGCGGCGCTGCGTCCCAATATCGATTGGCTGGCCAATGTGCCGGTCGCCATCGCGCTCGTCTTCGATGGGCACGACACGGTGCTGGAATCATTCGACGAAGGACGGATCTTCGAACGACTGGCCATCGGCGCGAAGCTGCTCGGGCTTGGCGCGGGCACCGCCTGGTTCCTGGGTGAAGCGGAAGAAGCCGCTGCCAAGCGCATGCTCGGTGTGCCGGCGGAACGCACCATGCATTCGATGGTCGCGCTGGGGTACGTGGACAAGGATGCCAATCAGCTTCCCGGCCGCAACTACGTCGGCCGCAAGCCACTGAGCGAGATCGTCAGCTACGAATCGATGTAG